Proteins encoded by one window of Geobacter sp. DSM 9736:
- a CDS encoding cytochrome c3 family protein, with the protein MSASKKLLFRIPVVFLLLSLLPAWAGAAVTFIYPAEKSWVKRADYLIVKFNNPEITGAKITINGVESDLLNVGAPEYRKAFDDFLIVRPLWDKGKNAVVIDGYNAGKKVDSAATDIFFNPSFDLKAVPGEYRPNILHTAANEKLCASCHNMKPTSAQLNSAPGKEHPCFTCHKSMMDVKFVHGPAGTYSCTYCHTIEGDPKFAVTRRDAALCMECHSDKTEEFKKRKYLHGPIDAGLCEVCHDPHGSAYPSQLRMAAKDLCLSCHAKIATELHAVRTPRGTGHPLSAKEDTSPLRKGKEFSCVSCHKPHAGDVRYYYQSNLEEKMGLCRLCHNY; encoded by the coding sequence GTGAGCGCTTCTAAAAAACTCCTATTCCGCATTCCGGTTGTTTTTCTACTCCTGTCGCTTCTTCCCGCATGGGCAGGCGCGGCCGTAACGTTTATTTATCCGGCTGAAAAAAGCTGGGTGAAACGCGCGGACTACCTTATCGTCAAGTTCAACAACCCTGAGATTACCGGTGCAAAGATCACAATAAACGGTGTTGAAAGCGATCTCCTTAATGTCGGAGCACCTGAGTACAGAAAGGCTTTCGATGATTTTCTCATTGTTCGGCCATTGTGGGACAAAGGCAAGAACGCTGTGGTCATTGACGGCTACAATGCAGGAAAGAAAGTCGATTCTGCAGCCACCGACATATTCTTCAACCCATCCTTTGATCTTAAAGCGGTCCCGGGGGAGTATCGGCCGAATATCCTCCATACGGCGGCGAACGAAAAACTGTGTGCTTCCTGCCATAACATGAAGCCCACCTCTGCACAACTCAACAGCGCACCAGGCAAAGAGCATCCCTGTTTCACCTGCCATAAATCAATGATGGACGTGAAGTTCGTTCATGGACCTGCAGGAACATATTCCTGCACATACTGCCATACCATCGAGGGTGACCCGAAGTTTGCCGTGACGCGACGAGATGCCGCTCTGTGCATGGAATGCCATTCCGACAAGACAGAGGAGTTCAAGAAGCGAAAGTATCTCCATGGCCCCATAGATGCCGGGCTTTGTGAGGTTTGCCATGATCCGCATGGAAGCGCGTACCCGTCCCAACTGCGAATGGCGGCCAAGGACCTTTGTCTTTCCTGTCATGCGAAAATCGCTACCGAGCTTCATGCAGTCAGGACACCACGAGGCACTGGTCATCCTCTGAGCGCAAAAGAGGATACGTCTCCACTCAGGAAGGGGAAGGAGTTTTCCTGCGTTTCCTGTCACAAGCCCCATGCGGGAGACGTCCGTTACTATTACCAAAGTAACCTGGAAGAGAAGATGGGCCTTTGTCGGCTCTGTCACAACTACTAG
- a CDS encoding cytochrome c3 family protein, which translates to MWFHRMLLKVLVLGMSLACSVVCSAGEHPCLTCHADKVVDKAGRTVHMAEASDDCKSCHQLKESLRHPHDKEAVTRPSSNSGALCLRCHEEEKARYIHAPVAAGECTSCHVPHRAPSSFLLKKKGAALCHMCHEEGKLRQKYQHGPVAGGNCLFCHDPHSSENRKLLKKFGSFLCFECHDRELAKGNFVHEPVGYGDCVGCHSIHGSSYRKILNADFSDEFYLSYQASNYALCFLCHSRELVENPTTDVTDFRNGTTNLHYLHVNKADHGRSCKACHDAHAATQHKLIKESVPGFGSWSIPMFFSPTPVGGTCVVGCHKPKAYDRTSPVSYW; encoded by the coding sequence ATGTGGTTTCATCGCATGCTGCTGAAAGTGCTGGTGCTGGGTATGTCACTGGCCTGTTCCGTTGTCTGTTCAGCCGGCGAACATCCCTGCCTGACCTGCCATGCCGACAAGGTGGTCGACAAAGCAGGGCGGACTGTGCATATGGCGGAGGCTTCCGACGACTGCAAATCTTGCCACCAACTTAAAGAGAGTCTGCGGCATCCGCACGACAAAGAGGCTGTGACCCGGCCCTCATCGAATTCCGGTGCGCTATGTCTGCGCTGCCACGAAGAGGAGAAAGCCAGATACATCCATGCGCCCGTTGCGGCGGGAGAATGCACATCCTGCCATGTTCCTCATCGGGCGCCCTCAAGCTTTCTGCTAAAGAAAAAGGGAGCAGCTCTCTGCCACATGTGCCATGAAGAGGGGAAGCTCAGGCAAAAGTATCAACACGGGCCGGTAGCGGGTGGAAATTGTCTTTTCTGCCACGATCCGCACAGCTCGGAAAACCGGAAGCTGTTAAAGAAGTTCGGTTCATTTCTCTGTTTCGAATGTCACGACCGGGAACTTGCGAAGGGGAATTTCGTGCATGAGCCCGTAGGTTACGGTGATTGTGTCGGTTGTCACAGCATTCATGGCTCCTCTTACAGGAAGATACTCAATGCGGACTTCTCCGATGAGTTCTACCTCTCCTATCAGGCTTCCAATTACGCGCTTTGCTTCCTCTGCCACAGCAGAGAACTCGTCGAGAACCCTACGACGGATGTCACCGATTTCCGTAACGGAACCACAAATCTGCACTACCTTCACGTCAACAAGGCGGACCATGGGCGTTCCTGCAAGGCATGCCATGATGCGCACGCAGCTACCCAGCATAAGCTCATCAAGGAAAGCGTTCCAGGTTTCGGCTCCTGGAGCATACCGATGTTCTTCAGCCCAACCCCTGTCGGCGGGACCTGCGTAGTCGGCTGTCATAAGCCTAAGGCATATGATCGAACGTCGCCGGTTTCCTACTGGTAA